The following are encoded together in the Bombus fervidus isolate BK054 chromosome 10, iyBomFerv1, whole genome shotgun sequence genome:
- the Atos gene encoding atos homolog atossa isoform X4, whose amino-acid sequence MEEVPILTCPLHPIKEKDEEGVARALTPTKAIPVPSAAQNPEALVLPALVDDRLQTPCNKPGKHHCPCDEEDVPPPSPAIPRQNRERKRRRSLPCGPTDANSCVTVQPMPLPSVQEAVTQESQKDSQSSSYPKCSTEISINRGIKFVQGQNCKFEENSIRNRKNLNSDNLERCFKTQLSIDGRDGNTEKRYKRTIDDPDAKSLSNSKDKQCNLEKKQNEREIKLEKNGIFENLIPFNSSLPWSFVESWNNSNANGKCAFQSLRGNKEIYFNDSERICKAPVSKDSSVVINPFRQPSPFHESNPGPSTNNRLKQDSFNSTCMVHQSCVKSSCKLSNSGAVSSGREASDTDSDRGVNNKGRSRKDLSQLISKLSFPDDKDRTKEEGGFLDWFTKVPGRVLGVTPNISYIENKVKATNLKSQEQHGNEVRFKNCNLELSQQEFDEVLAVLRARTPSERKRTSVRSVKRREKPEKAVEDGSIKPVTKCGNVESNECSTNNLVNRAKSCESCNHKLCRKNDQQALEKTNFAEIYGNKNIYNPQKREKLDGDDSNENLQAIKCNNSEKRKNDTMDCLQNVSNKADILLGAILRTSKDRGNQSEVPCGTKSRSALAMTTNEMESNRNNVANEKYQEQKLPMEDEKSLPMAFNKRFNRFRQLFKKEHEKKLEDNPQDAIQQIVQRSFMYNNVQPSLHDPKNFRDSKAKRRINFLNIIEETEKRDASPDPSELSTNGAHQNSRIYSTNSTKDSCDYDEVETSKWQNRLHSTNEEDSITEHEEEEEDETVSKLCKDSVSNVAKKNRNYCLGKDNAITEEDETVDKVVPTAIEQERFRRSLENAASMVFHSRTGLPLTSSPAPLRRGSCCFDYDSSLNTVSSKRSALFELNTPPSPGAVSLEETDRETENLGEGEETPKRRSTSRSRPQSHALLGSFEESALNGRLEPVSTVHGFTAELGASGSFCPKHRKLPVTVFFYTLGDNDKVSTPYLAHINLGKKGYQVPRSGTIQVTLLNPLGTVVKMFVVLYDLSDMPPRSHTFLRQRTLRDKTLRYLVHLRFMSGKSGRIYLHTDIRMIICRKSDVDTASDFGSEPPKELRSYIHGPTNPKFSPRC is encoded by the exons ATGGAAGAGGTGCCGATTCTCACCTGTCCGTTGCATCCGATCAAAGAGAAAGACGAGGAGGGTGTAGCGAGGGCTTTGACACCTACCAAGGCTATCCCGGTTCCGAGCGCTGCGCAAAATCCCGAAGCCCTTGTCTTGCCTG CTCTGGTGGACGACAGACTGCAAACGCCTTGCAACAAGCCCGGCAAACATCATTGTCCTTGCGACGAGGAGGACGTTCCACCGCCATCACCAGCGATTCCACGACAGAACCGCGAGAGAAAGCGTCGTCGATCTCTTCCGTGTGGTCCAACAGACGCAAATTCCTGCGTTACGGTTCAACCGATGCCTCTTCCCTCGGTACAGGAAGCTGTAACGCAAGAATCGCAGAAAGACAGTCAGAGCTCGAGCTACCCGAAATGTTCCACCGAGATCTCGATCAATCGCGGTATTAAATTTGTGCAAGGCCAGAACTGCAAATTCGAGGAGAACAGCATCAGGAATAGAAAGAACCTAAACTCAGATAATCTGGAGCGGTGTTTTAAGACGCAGCTGAGCATCGACGGGCGAGATGGGAACACTGAGAAACGGTACaaacgaacgatcgacgatcctGATGCAAAATCGTTGTCGAATTCTAAAGATAAACAGTGCAATTTGGAGAAGAAGCAGAATGAACGAGAAATAAAGTTGGAGAAGAATGGGATATTTGAGAATTTGATACCGTTCAATTCGTCGCTGCCGTGGTCTTTCGTTGAGTCTTGGAATAATAGTAACGCAAATGGCAAGTGCGCTTTTCAGAGCTTGCGCGGaaacaaggaaatttatttcaacgacTCTGAGAGAATCTGCAAAGCGCCAGTCAGCAAGGATTCGAGTGTCGTGATCAATCCCTTTAGGCAACCCAGTCCTTTCCACGAATCAAATCCAGGTccatcgacgaataatcgtttAAAGCAGGATTCCTTCAACTCCACTTGCATGGTGCATCAAAGCTGCGTCAAGTCGTCGTGCAAGTTGTCGAATTCTGGAGCGGTGTCGTCAGGACGAGAAGCTTCGGACACGGACTCGGACAGGGGCGTCAATAACAAAGGGAGATCCAGAAAGGATTTGAGTCAATTAATATCCAAGCTATCGTTTCCCGACGATAAAGACAGAACGAAAGAGGAAGGAGGTTTCTTGGATTGGTTCACCAAGGTTCCTGGGCGAGTTCTCGGAGTCACGCCAAACATCAGCTACATAGAGAATAAGGTGAAAGCTACGAATTTGAAGAGTCAGGAGCAACACGGAAACGAAGtgagatttaaaaattgcaatcTGGAGTTAAGCCAGCAAGAATTCGACGAAGTTCTGGCTGTTTTAAGAGCTAGAACACCGTCTGAACGTAAGAGGACAAGCGTGAGGTCGGTAAAGAGACGAGAGAAGCCGGAGAAAGCAGTAGAAGATGGATCGATTAAGCCGGTAACGAAGTGCGGGAATGTGGAGAGTAACGAATGTTCGACAAATAATTTGGTGAACCGTGCCAAGTCCTGCGAAAGTTGCAATCACAAGTTATGTAGGAAAAACGACCAACAAGCTTTAGAGAAGACCAATTTCGCTGAGATCTATGGCAATAAGAACATTTACAATCCCCAGAAACGCGAGAAGCTGGATGGCGATGATTCGAACGAGAATCTACAGGCGATCAAATGCAATAATTCtgaaaagaggaagaacgaCACCATGGACTGTCTGCAGAACGTGTCGAACAAAGCAGATATATTATTGGGAGCAATTTTGCGAACCAGCAAAGACCGAGGGAACCAGTCGGAGGTTCCTTGTGGGACCAAATCGAGGTCCGCGTTGGCAATGACCACCAACGAAATGGAAAGCAATCGAAATAACGTGGCCAACGAGAAGTATCAGGAACAAAAACTGCCAATGGAGGATGAGAAGTCTCTACCAATGGCGTTCAACAAGAGATTTAATCGGTTCCGACAGCTTTTCAAGAAGGAGCACGAGAAGAAATTAGAGGATAATCCGCAGGATGCGATCCAACAGATCGTTCAACGTTCGTTCATGTACAACAACGTCCAACCAAGCCTACACGATCCAAAGAACTTCAGGGATAGCAAAGCGAAGAGAAGGATAAATTTCCTGAACATTATCGAAGAAACGGAGAAGCGTGACGCGAGCCCCGATCCTTCAGAGCTTAGTACAAATGGCGCACATCAAAACTCACGTATCTATAGTACAAATTCCACGAAGGATAGCTGCGACTACGACGAAGTCGAGACGTCCAAATGGCAAAATAGACTGCATAGTACAAACGAAGAAGATAGTATAACCGAGcacgaggaggaggaggaagatgAAACTGTGTCGAAGCTTTGTAAAGATTCTGTTTCGAATGTGGCGAAGAAGAATCGAAATTATTGTCTTGGTAAAGACAATGCCATCACGGAGGAGGACGAAACAGTGGACAAAGTGGTACCGACCGCCATCGAACAAGAAAGATTTCGACGATCATTGGAAAACGCAGCTTCGATGGTGTTCCATAGTAGAACCGGTTTACCATTGACATCCAGTCCAGCTCCATTGAGAAGAGGCAGCTGTTGTTTCGATTACGATAGTAGTCTGAATACCGTCTCCTCAAAAAGAAG TGCTCTGTTCGAGTTGAACACTCCACCAAGTCCAGGTGCAGTGTCTTTGGAAGAAACAGACAGAGAGACCGAGAATCTCGGGGAAGGAGAGGAGACACCAAAAAGACGTTCGACTTCTCGTAGTAGACCGCAGAGTCATGCTCTTTTAGGCAGCTTCGAGGAATCAGCTTTAAATGGTAGACTCGAACCTGTGTCCACCGTTCACGGTTTCACGGCGGAATTAGGTGCCAGCGGTTCGTTCTGTCCGAAACATCGAAAGCTTCCAGTCACTGTGTTCTTCTATACGCTCGGTGACAATGATAAAGTTTCTACGCCCTATCTC GCACATATTAATTTGGGCAAAAAGGGCTATCAAGTACCAAGAAGCGGTACTATTCAAGTAACGCTTCTCAATCCTTTGGGTACAGTCGTTAAGATGTTCGTAGTATTATACGATCTTTCTGATATGCCACCACGATCTCATACTTTTTTACGTCAGAGAACACTACGGGACAAAACACTACGCTACCTCGTACATCTTAG atTTATGTCCGGTAAGTCTGGCCGGATTTATCTTCATACGGACATTCGTATGATCATTTGTCGCAAGTCCGACGTTGACACGGCGTCGGATTTTGGGTCAGAGCCACCAAAGGAACTACGAAGCTACATCCATGGTCCTACCAATCCAAAATTTTCGCCAAGGTGCTGA
- the Atos gene encoding atos homolog atossa isoform X2 has protein sequence MHCLGAVTGGIPSPNGVGGRGGILSVFRALGVLVCEGRIQGPPRGYKEGPHCAAPMQSVPNDHVCEEDNYLCDRYLVLVREIADRIAIGSFLSIEVVLCSNCPCGLAKSTCKNPICTVPSLSISPWQQASEMLLEYWCVCVVPSKSPETMNFYGLYQAVRSRLHFSQVAAWWSRSNGVDPSYIVTRVVPYNEENLRKFRESPVEHTFPLAGQGDGNSIKVTVWALPRMEEVPILTCPLHPIKEKDEEGVARALTPTKAIPVPSAAQNPEALVLPALVDDRLQTPCNKPGKHHCPCDEEDVPPPSPAIPRQNRERKRRRSLPCGPTDANSCVTVQPMPLPSVQEAVTQESQKDSQSSSYPKCSTEISINRGIKFVQGQNCKFEENSIRNRKNLNSDNLERCFKTQLSIDGRDGNTEKRYKRTIDDPDAKSLSNSKDKQCNLEKKQNEREIKLEKNGIFENLIPFNSSLPWSFVESWNNSNANGKCAFQSLRGNKEIYFNDSERICKAPVSKDSSVVINPFRQPSPFHESNPGPSTNNRLKQDSFNSTCMVHQSCVKSSCKLSNSGAVSSGREASDTDSDRGVNNKGRSRKDLSQLISKLSFPDDKDRTKEEGGFLDWFTKVPGRVLGVTPNISYIENKVKATNLKSQEQHGNEVRFKNCNLELSQQEFDEVLAVLRARTPSERKRTSVRSVKRREKPEKAVEDGSIKPVTKCGNVESNECSTNNLVNRAKSCESCNHKLCRKNDQQALEKTNFAEIYGNKNIYNPQKREKLDGDDSNENLQAIKCNNSEKRKNDTMDCLQNVSNKADILLGAILRTSKDRGNQSEVPCGTKSRSALAMTTNEMESNRNNVANEKYQEQKLPMEDEKSLPMAFNKRFNRFRQLFKKEHEKKLEDNPQDAIQQIVQRSFMYNNVQPSLHDPKNFRDSKAKRRINFLNIIEETEKRDASPDPSELSTNGAHQNSRIYSTNSTKDSCDYDEVETSKWQNRLHSTNEEDSITEHEEEEEDETVSKLCKDSVSNVAKKNRNYCLGKDNAITEEDETVDKVVPTAIEQERFRRSLENAASMVFHSRTGLPLTSSPAPLRRGSCCFDYDSSLNTVSSKRSALFELNTPPSPGAVSLEETDRETENLGEGEETPKRRSTSRSRPQSHALLGSFEESALNGRLEPVSTVHGFTAELGASGSFCPKHRKLPVTVFFYTLGDNDKVSTPYLAHINLGKKGYQVPRSGTIQVTLLNPLGTVVKMFVVLYDLSDMPPRSHTFLRQRTLRDKTLRYLVHLRFMSGKSGRIYLHTDIRMIICRKSDVDTASDFGSEPPKELRSYIHGPTNPKFSPRC, from the exons ATGCACTGCCTAGGTGCGGTGACAGGAGGCATTCCCAGCCCAAATGGGGTTGGCGGTCGGGGTGGCATTCTTAGCGTGTTCCGAGCCCTTGGAGTCCTGGTGTGCGAAGGGAGGATTCAGGGCCCTCCACGTGGCTACAAAGAGGGCCCACATTGTGCAGCGCCTATGCAGTCGGTGCCTAATGACCACGTGTGCGAAGAAGATAATTACTTG TGCGATCGATATCTTGTATTGGTTCGAGAGATCGCCGATCGTATTGCAATTGGTTCGTTCCTGTCCATCGAGGTGGTGTTGTGCAGCAACTGTCCGTGCGGTTTGGCCAAATCTACGTGCAAGAACCCGATCTGCACAGTGCCGTCCTTATCAATCTCACCATGGCAACAAGCTTCGGAGATGCTGCTGGAGTATTGGTGTGTTTGCGTCGTTCCCAGCAA GAGCCCAGAGACGATGAACTTCTACGGTTTATATCAGGCAGTCCGTTCACGACTTCACTTCAGCCAAGTCGCTGCATGGTGGTCCAGGAGCAACGGCGTCGATCCCAGTTACATCGTGACAAGGGTGGTGCCATATAACGAAGAAAATCTGAGAAAGTTCCGGGAATCTCCTGTGGAGCACACGTTTCCTTTAGCTGGCCAAGGGGACGGAAATtctataaaa GTCACCGTGTGGGCACTGCCGAGGATGGAAGAGGTGCCGATTCTCACCTGTCCGTTGCATCCGATCAAAGAGAAAGACGAGGAGGGTGTAGCGAGGGCTTTGACACCTACCAAGGCTATCCCGGTTCCGAGCGCTGCGCAAAATCCCGAAGCCCTTGTCTTGCCTG CTCTGGTGGACGACAGACTGCAAACGCCTTGCAACAAGCCCGGCAAACATCATTGTCCTTGCGACGAGGAGGACGTTCCACCGCCATCACCAGCGATTCCACGACAGAACCGCGAGAGAAAGCGTCGTCGATCTCTTCCGTGTGGTCCAACAGACGCAAATTCCTGCGTTACGGTTCAACCGATGCCTCTTCCCTCGGTACAGGAAGCTGTAACGCAAGAATCGCAGAAAGACAGTCAGAGCTCGAGCTACCCGAAATGTTCCACCGAGATCTCGATCAATCGCGGTATTAAATTTGTGCAAGGCCAGAACTGCAAATTCGAGGAGAACAGCATCAGGAATAGAAAGAACCTAAACTCAGATAATCTGGAGCGGTGTTTTAAGACGCAGCTGAGCATCGACGGGCGAGATGGGAACACTGAGAAACGGTACaaacgaacgatcgacgatcctGATGCAAAATCGTTGTCGAATTCTAAAGATAAACAGTGCAATTTGGAGAAGAAGCAGAATGAACGAGAAATAAAGTTGGAGAAGAATGGGATATTTGAGAATTTGATACCGTTCAATTCGTCGCTGCCGTGGTCTTTCGTTGAGTCTTGGAATAATAGTAACGCAAATGGCAAGTGCGCTTTTCAGAGCTTGCGCGGaaacaaggaaatttatttcaacgacTCTGAGAGAATCTGCAAAGCGCCAGTCAGCAAGGATTCGAGTGTCGTGATCAATCCCTTTAGGCAACCCAGTCCTTTCCACGAATCAAATCCAGGTccatcgacgaataatcgtttAAAGCAGGATTCCTTCAACTCCACTTGCATGGTGCATCAAAGCTGCGTCAAGTCGTCGTGCAAGTTGTCGAATTCTGGAGCGGTGTCGTCAGGACGAGAAGCTTCGGACACGGACTCGGACAGGGGCGTCAATAACAAAGGGAGATCCAGAAAGGATTTGAGTCAATTAATATCCAAGCTATCGTTTCCCGACGATAAAGACAGAACGAAAGAGGAAGGAGGTTTCTTGGATTGGTTCACCAAGGTTCCTGGGCGAGTTCTCGGAGTCACGCCAAACATCAGCTACATAGAGAATAAGGTGAAAGCTACGAATTTGAAGAGTCAGGAGCAACACGGAAACGAAGtgagatttaaaaattgcaatcTGGAGTTAAGCCAGCAAGAATTCGACGAAGTTCTGGCTGTTTTAAGAGCTAGAACACCGTCTGAACGTAAGAGGACAAGCGTGAGGTCGGTAAAGAGACGAGAGAAGCCGGAGAAAGCAGTAGAAGATGGATCGATTAAGCCGGTAACGAAGTGCGGGAATGTGGAGAGTAACGAATGTTCGACAAATAATTTGGTGAACCGTGCCAAGTCCTGCGAAAGTTGCAATCACAAGTTATGTAGGAAAAACGACCAACAAGCTTTAGAGAAGACCAATTTCGCTGAGATCTATGGCAATAAGAACATTTACAATCCCCAGAAACGCGAGAAGCTGGATGGCGATGATTCGAACGAGAATCTACAGGCGATCAAATGCAATAATTCtgaaaagaggaagaacgaCACCATGGACTGTCTGCAGAACGTGTCGAACAAAGCAGATATATTATTGGGAGCAATTTTGCGAACCAGCAAAGACCGAGGGAACCAGTCGGAGGTTCCTTGTGGGACCAAATCGAGGTCCGCGTTGGCAATGACCACCAACGAAATGGAAAGCAATCGAAATAACGTGGCCAACGAGAAGTATCAGGAACAAAAACTGCCAATGGAGGATGAGAAGTCTCTACCAATGGCGTTCAACAAGAGATTTAATCGGTTCCGACAGCTTTTCAAGAAGGAGCACGAGAAGAAATTAGAGGATAATCCGCAGGATGCGATCCAACAGATCGTTCAACGTTCGTTCATGTACAACAACGTCCAACCAAGCCTACACGATCCAAAGAACTTCAGGGATAGCAAAGCGAAGAGAAGGATAAATTTCCTGAACATTATCGAAGAAACGGAGAAGCGTGACGCGAGCCCCGATCCTTCAGAGCTTAGTACAAATGGCGCACATCAAAACTCACGTATCTATAGTACAAATTCCACGAAGGATAGCTGCGACTACGACGAAGTCGAGACGTCCAAATGGCAAAATAGACTGCATAGTACAAACGAAGAAGATAGTATAACCGAGcacgaggaggaggaggaagatgAAACTGTGTCGAAGCTTTGTAAAGATTCTGTTTCGAATGTGGCGAAGAAGAATCGAAATTATTGTCTTGGTAAAGACAATGCCATCACGGAGGAGGACGAAACAGTGGACAAAGTGGTACCGACCGCCATCGAACAAGAAAGATTTCGACGATCATTGGAAAACGCAGCTTCGATGGTGTTCCATAGTAGAACCGGTTTACCATTGACATCCAGTCCAGCTCCATTGAGAAGAGGCAGCTGTTGTTTCGATTACGATAGTAGTCTGAATACCGTCTCCTCAAAAAGAAG TGCTCTGTTCGAGTTGAACACTCCACCAAGTCCAGGTGCAGTGTCTTTGGAAGAAACAGACAGAGAGACCGAGAATCTCGGGGAAGGAGAGGAGACACCAAAAAGACGTTCGACTTCTCGTAGTAGACCGCAGAGTCATGCTCTTTTAGGCAGCTTCGAGGAATCAGCTTTAAATGGTAGACTCGAACCTGTGTCCACCGTTCACGGTTTCACGGCGGAATTAGGTGCCAGCGGTTCGTTCTGTCCGAAACATCGAAAGCTTCCAGTCACTGTGTTCTTCTATACGCTCGGTGACAATGATAAAGTTTCTACGCCCTATCTC GCACATATTAATTTGGGCAAAAAGGGCTATCAAGTACCAAGAAGCGGTACTATTCAAGTAACGCTTCTCAATCCTTTGGGTACAGTCGTTAAGATGTTCGTAGTATTATACGATCTTTCTGATATGCCACCACGATCTCATACTTTTTTACGTCAGAGAACACTACGGGACAAAACACTACGCTACCTCGTACATCTTAG atTTATGTCCGGTAAGTCTGGCCGGATTTATCTTCATACGGACATTCGTATGATCATTTGTCGCAAGTCCGACGTTGACACGGCGTCGGATTTTGGGTCAGAGCCACCAAAGGAACTACGAAGCTACATCCATGGTCCTACCAATCCAAAATTTTCGCCAAGGTGCTGA